One segment of Streptomyces sp. YIM 121038 DNA contains the following:
- a CDS encoding phosphotransferase: MSEAATRPSAHAGALIASLDPLLRGWLPRQRWFAGKGRPVTGFELAAATELLPPGADIGLLHLLVRVRQPLLAGPDTAADHELPADCYQLLIGVRAELPPPLAPALIGHVTQGALAGLTVYEALLDPRLTGLLLERLRLPGRLGVLRFARAEHSDIPPALAPRTCSVEQSNSSLVYGDAFILKLFRRVVPGVNPDLELPLALARRGCARVPAPAAWLTAEGADEPLVLGVLQPYVRGATDGWELALKALAKGEDFGAEARALGRATAEVHAALATALPTVSLGRAQVDLLARGMTERLEAAARAVPALRPYEPALRTAYQALADLGTHSGTAWTAQRVHGDLHLGQCLRAPSGAWSLIDFEGEPARPLAERRMPQPAARDVAGMLRSFDYAARSYRPWSPGWADACRAAYCTGYADVSGRDPRTEPVLLRAHETDKAVYEAVYEARHRPDWLPVPLAALDQLAADAAGPRRSGDVR; encoded by the coding sequence ATGTCGGAAGCCGCCACCCGCCCCAGTGCCCACGCCGGCGCGCTGATCGCGTCGCTCGACCCGCTGCTGCGCGGCTGGCTGCCGCGCCAGCGGTGGTTCGCGGGCAAGGGCCGTCCCGTCACGGGCTTCGAGCTGGCGGCGGCGACCGAACTCCTGCCGCCGGGGGCGGACATCGGCCTCCTGCACCTGCTGGTCCGGGTGCGCCAGCCGCTGCTCGCGGGCCCGGACACGGCGGCCGACCACGAGCTGCCCGCCGACTGCTACCAGCTCCTGATAGGGGTGCGGGCCGAGCTGCCGCCGCCGCTCGCGCCCGCGCTCATCGGCCACGTCACCCAGGGCGCCCTCGCGGGCCTGACCGTGTACGAGGCGCTGCTCGACCCGCGCCTGACCGGGCTGCTCCTGGAGCGCCTGCGGCTGCCGGGGCGGCTCGGCGTGCTGCGCTTCGCGCGGGCCGAGCACAGCGACATACCGCCCGCGCTCGCCCCGCGCACGTGCAGCGTCGAGCAGTCCAACTCCTCGCTCGTGTACGGCGACGCGTTCATCCTGAAGCTGTTCCGCCGGGTGGTGCCCGGCGTCAACCCCGACCTGGAGCTGCCGCTCGCCCTGGCCCGGCGGGGCTGCGCCCGCGTGCCCGCGCCCGCCGCCTGGCTGACGGCCGAGGGCGCCGACGAGCCGCTGGTGCTCGGCGTCCTCCAGCCCTATGTGCGCGGCGCCACCGACGGCTGGGAGCTGGCCCTGAAGGCCCTCGCCAAGGGCGAGGACTTCGGCGCCGAGGCCCGGGCCCTCGGCCGCGCCACCGCCGAGGTGCACGCGGCCCTCGCCACCGCCCTGCCCACCGTCTCGCTCGGCCGCGCCCAGGTGGACCTGCTCGCCCGGGGCATGACGGAGCGCCTGGAGGCGGCCGCCCGCGCGGTGCCCGCCCTGCGCCCGTACGAGCCCGCGCTGCGCACCGCGTACCAGGCGCTCGCCGACCTCGGCACGCACAGCGGCACCGCGTGGACGGCCCAGCGCGTCCACGGCGATCTGCACCTGGGCCAGTGCCTGCGGGCGCCGTCCGGCGCCTGGTCCCTCATCGACTTCGAGGGCGAGCCCGCGCGGCCGCTCGCCGAGCGCCGCATGCCGCAGCCCGCGGCCCGCGACGTCGCGGGCATGCTGCGCTCCTTCGACTACGCCGCCCGCTCGTACCGCCCCTGGTCCCCCGGCTGGGCGGACGCCTGCCGGGCCGCGTACTGCACCGGCTACGCCGACGTCTCCGGCCGTGACCCGCGCACCGAGCCGGTGCTCCTGCGCGCCCACGAGACCGACAAGGCGGTCTACGAGGCGGTCTACGAGGCCCGCCACCGCCCCGACTGGCTGCCGGTCCCGCTGGCCGCCCTCGACCAGCTCGCCGCGGACGCCGCGGGCCCGCGCCGCTCCGGCGACGTCCGCTGA
- the treS gene encoding maltose alpha-D-glucosyltransferase, which yields MIVNEPVPDTFEDTPAKDRDPEWFKRAVFYEVLVRSFQDSNGDGIGDLKGLTAKLDYLQWLGVDCLWLPPFFKSPLRDGGYDVSDYTAVLPEFGDLADFVEFVDCAHQRGMRVIIDFVMNHTSDQHPWFQASRNDPEGPYGDYYVWADDDKQYQDARIIFVDTEASNWTFDPVRKQYYWHRFFSHQPDLNFENPAVQEEIISALRFWLDLGIDGFRLDAVPYLYAEEGTNCENLPRTHHLLKRVRAEIDAHYPDTVLLAEANQWPEDVVDYFGDFEHGGDECHMAFHFPVMPRIFMAVRRESRYPVSEILAKTPRIPSGCQWGIFLRNHDELTLEMVTDEERDYMYAEYAKDPRMRANIGIRRRLAPLLDNDRNQIELFTALLLSLPGSPILYYGDEIGMGDNIWLGDRDAVRTPMQWTPDRNAGFSSCDPGRLYLPTIMDPVYGYQVTNVEASMSSPSSLLHWTRRMIEIRKQNPAFGLGSYTELPSSNPAVLAFLREAPSTGADGADGDGADDLVLCVHNFSRFAQPTELDLRVFNGRHPVELIGGVRFPAIGELPYLLTLAGHGFYWFRLREDPA from the coding sequence ATGATCGTCAACGAGCCCGTCCCGGACACCTTCGAGGACACTCCCGCGAAGGACCGCGATCCGGAGTGGTTCAAGCGCGCCGTCTTCTACGAGGTCCTGGTCCGCTCCTTCCAGGACAGCAACGGCGACGGCATCGGAGACCTCAAGGGCCTCACCGCCAAACTCGACTACCTCCAGTGGCTGGGCGTCGACTGCCTGTGGCTGCCGCCGTTCTTCAAATCGCCGCTGCGCGACGGCGGTTACGACGTCTCGGACTACACGGCGGTCCTGCCCGAGTTCGGTGACCTCGCGGACTTCGTGGAGTTCGTGGACTGCGCCCACCAGCGGGGCATGCGCGTGATCATCGACTTCGTCATGAACCACACCAGCGACCAGCACCCGTGGTTCCAGGCCTCGCGCAACGACCCCGAGGGCCCCTACGGCGACTACTACGTCTGGGCCGACGACGACAAGCAGTACCAGGACGCCCGGATCATCTTCGTCGACACCGAGGCCTCCAACTGGACCTTCGACCCGGTGCGCAAGCAGTACTACTGGCACCGCTTCTTCTCCCACCAGCCGGACCTCAACTTCGAGAACCCGGCCGTCCAGGAGGAGATCATCTCCGCCCTGCGGTTCTGGCTCGACCTCGGCATCGACGGCTTCCGGCTCGACGCGGTGCCGTACCTCTACGCGGAGGAGGGCACCAACTGCGAGAACCTCCCCCGCACCCACCACCTCCTCAAGCGGGTGCGCGCCGAGATCGACGCCCACTACCCGGACACCGTGCTCCTCGCCGAGGCCAACCAGTGGCCCGAGGACGTCGTGGACTACTTCGGCGACTTCGAGCACGGCGGCGACGAGTGTCACATGGCGTTCCACTTCCCGGTGATGCCGCGCATCTTCATGGCCGTCCGCCGCGAGTCGCGCTACCCCGTCTCGGAGATCCTCGCCAAGACGCCGCGCATCCCCTCGGGCTGCCAGTGGGGCATCTTCCTGCGCAACCACGACGAGCTGACCCTGGAGATGGTCACCGACGAGGAGCGCGACTACATGTACGCGGAGTACGCCAAGGACCCGCGCATGCGCGCCAACATCGGCATCCGCCGCCGACTCGCGCCCCTCCTCGACAACGACCGCAACCAGATCGAGCTGTTCACCGCGCTGCTGCTCTCCCTGCCCGGCTCGCCGATCCTCTACTACGGCGACGAGATCGGCATGGGCGACAACATCTGGCTCGGCGACCGCGACGCGGTGCGCACCCCCATGCAGTGGACACCCGACCGCAACGCGGGCTTCTCGTCCTGCGACCCCGGCCGCCTCTATCTGCCCACGATCATGGATCCGGTCTACGGCTACCAGGTCACGAACGTCGAGGCGTCCATGTCCTCGCCGTCCTCGCTCCTGCACTGGACCCGACGGATGATCGAGATCCGCAAGCAGAACCCGGCGTTCGGCCTCGGCTCGTACACCGAACTGCCCTCGTCGAATCCGGCCGTTCTGGCCTTCCTGCGGGAGGCGCCGTCCACCGGCGCGGACGGCGCGGACGGCGACGGCGCGGACGACCTCGTCCTGTGCGTGCACAACTTCTCCCGCTTCGCCCAGCCGACCGAGCTCGATCTGCGGGTCTTCAACGGCCGCCATCCGGTCGAGCTGATCGGCGGGGTGCGCTTTCCGGCCATCGGTGAACTGCCGTACCTGCTCACCCTGGCGGGGCACGGCTTCTACTGGTTCCGGCTGCGCGAGGACCCGGCGTAA
- a CDS encoding S8 family peptidase, whose protein sequence is MQLSHTRRIRRVSAVTVVALVGGFAVAAPSSQAAPDTAEHGYVVTLKSDTRAASAEGRDIADEYGVKISRTYRSALNGFAVKASAAEAQRLAADPSVSAVSPDITLHTDARQVNPPSWGEDRIDQPKLPLDRTFRYPDSAGAGVTVYVIDTGVRTTHSEFGGRARSGFDFVDNDPIAEDGNGHGTHVAGTIAGTKYGVAKKAKVVGVRVLNNQGSGTLSGVIAGIDFVTRNARKPAVANMSLGGSANAQLDQAVRNSIRSGVTYSVAAGNSGQPASGTSPARVAEALTIGATDRGDTRPAFSNYGLSVDMFAPGVAIKSASNTNDNATATLSGTSMAAPHVAGAAALYLADKRTAPPSEVMQMLVNRTAKNRLINVGPGSPNRLLQVKS, encoded by the coding sequence ATGCAGTTGTCACACACGCGTCGTATACGACGGGTGTCGGCCGTCACGGTCGTCGCTCTCGTCGGCGGCTTCGCCGTCGCCGCCCCGTCGTCGCAGGCCGCGCCCGACACCGCCGAGCACGGCTACGTCGTGACCCTGAAGTCGGACACCCGCGCGGCGTCCGCGGAGGGCAGGGACATCGCGGACGAGTACGGCGTGAAGATCAGCCGCACCTACCGCTCGGCGCTCAACGGCTTCGCCGTCAAGGCCAGCGCGGCCGAGGCCCAGCGGCTCGCCGCCGACCCGTCGGTCAGCGCGGTCAGCCCGGACATCACGCTCCACACGGACGCGCGCCAGGTCAACCCGCCGTCCTGGGGCGAGGACCGCATCGACCAGCCCAAGCTGCCGCTCGACCGGACGTTCCGCTATCCGGACTCGGCGGGCGCGGGCGTCACCGTCTACGTCATCGACACCGGCGTGCGCACCACGCACTCGGAGTTCGGCGGGCGCGCCCGCTCCGGCTTCGACTTCGTCGACAACGACCCGATCGCCGAGGACGGCAACGGCCACGGCACGCACGTGGCCGGGACCATCGCGGGCACGAAGTACGGCGTCGCCAAGAAGGCCAAGGTCGTGGGCGTGCGCGTGCTCAACAACCAGGGCTCCGGCACGCTGTCCGGCGTCATCGCGGGCATCGACTTCGTGACCCGCAACGCGCGCAAGCCCGCCGTGGCGAACATGAGCCTCGGCGGCTCCGCCAACGCCCAGCTCGACCAGGCCGTGCGGAACTCCATCAGGTCCGGCGTGACGTACTCCGTCGCGGCCGGCAACTCGGGCCAGCCCGCGAGCGGCACCTCGCCCGCGCGCGTCGCCGAGGCGCTCACGATCGGGGCCACCGACCGCGGCGACACCCGGCCCGCGTTCTCCAACTACGGCCTGAGCGTGGACATGTTCGCGCCCGGCGTGGCCATCAAGTCGGCGTCGAACACCAACGACAACGCCACCGCGACGCTCTCCGGCACGTCGATGGCGGCGCCGCACGTCGCCGGGGCCGCGGCCCTGTACCTCGCCGACAAGCGCACCGCGCCGCCGTCCGAGGTGATGCAGATGCTCGTCAACCGCACCGCGAAGAACCGGCTCATCAACGTGGGCCCCGGCTCGCCCAACCGACTGCTCCAGGTCAAGTCGTGA
- a CDS encoding S8 family peptidase, translating into MTKHHTRTRRGAGAVAAAAAVGLLAAVTPPSHAASDAGGEGRSSTYIVTLEPGTKSTSGAGKSLAEKYDARIQHTYSAALNGYAVRATAAEARELAADPSVTGVVADRKVRVDLGARAAARQPNPPSWGLDRIDQKSLPLDKSYTAPRSKGAGVTVYVIDTGVRTAHKDFGGRARSGWDFIDNDAVAQDAHGHGTHVAGTVAGTKYGVAKKAKIVAVRVLDEEGGGTLGGIIAGVDWVTRNARKPAVANMSIGTPAFAPLDAAVRKSIASGVTYSVAAGNESESATRSSPARVKEALTVGASDRRDKRPSFSNYGSRLDLFAPGVAIKSASNASNTATATYSGTSMAAPHVAGAAALYLADHRTAKPAKVGKWLTDRSAKNKLSGIGGGSPNRLLQVK; encoded by the coding sequence ATGACCAAGCACCACACCAGAACGCGGCGCGGGGCGGGGGCCGTCGCGGCCGCCGCCGCGGTGGGCCTGCTGGCCGCCGTGACCCCGCCGTCGCACGCCGCGTCCGACGCCGGCGGCGAAGGCCGGAGCAGCACGTACATCGTGACGCTCGAGCCGGGCACGAAGTCCACCTCCGGCGCGGGCAAGAGCCTCGCCGAGAAGTACGACGCGCGCATCCAGCACACGTACAGCGCGGCGCTCAACGGCTACGCCGTGCGCGCCACGGCCGCCGAGGCGCGCGAACTCGCGGCCGACCCGTCGGTCACCGGCGTCGTCGCCGACCGGAAGGTCCGGGTGGACCTGGGGGCGCGGGCCGCGGCCCGGCAGCCGAACCCGCCGTCGTGGGGCCTGGACCGCATCGACCAGAAGAGCCTGCCGCTCGACAAGTCGTACACCGCGCCGCGGTCGAAGGGCGCTGGTGTCACCGTCTACGTCATCGACACCGGCGTGCGCACCGCGCACAAGGACTTCGGCGGACGGGCCCGCTCCGGCTGGGACTTCATCGACAACGACGCCGTCGCCCAGGACGCCCACGGGCACGGCACGCACGTGGCCGGAACGGTCGCGGGCACGAAGTACGGCGTCGCCAAGAAGGCCAAGATCGTGGCCGTGCGCGTGCTCGACGAGGAGGGCGGAGGCACCCTCGGCGGCATCATCGCGGGCGTCGACTGGGTGACCAGGAACGCGCGCAAGCCCGCCGTCGCCAACATGAGCATCGGCACCCCGGCCTTCGCCCCGCTGGACGCGGCGGTGCGCAAGTCCATCGCGTCCGGCGTCACCTACTCGGTGGCGGCGGGCAACGAGAGCGAGTCCGCGACGCGCTCCTCGCCCGCCCGGGTCAAGGAGGCCCTGACGGTCGGGGCGTCCGACCGGCGCGACAAGCGCCCCTCCTTCTCCAACTACGGCTCGCGCCTGGACCTGTTCGCCCCCGGCGTGGCGATCAAGTCCGCGTCCAACGCGAGCAACACGGCCACGGCGACGTACTCCGGTACGTCGATGGCGGCACCGCACGTCGCCGGAGCGGCCGCGCTGTACCTCGCCGACCACCGCACGGCGAAGCCCGCCAAGGTCGGCAAGTGGCTCACCGACCGCTCGGCCAAGAACAAGCTGTCGGGAATCGGCGGGGGCTCGCCGAACAGACTGCTGCAAGTTAAGTAG
- a CDS encoding nuclear transport factor 2 family protein, giving the protein MYAAETRYLAAGGPGRASFAPLAPHFAPDVVLHQADGLPYGGTWRGHEGLERFFLAMADTWDRFDIVRQEFLADGGTGTRRTVCVHSDIHARARATGRALAFPILQAITVEEGRIREVRPFYWDTAAIAAACR; this is encoded by the coding sequence ATGTACGCCGCCGAGACCCGCTATCTGGCCGCGGGCGGCCCCGGCCGCGCGTCCTTCGCCCCGCTCGCGCCCCACTTCGCGCCCGACGTCGTCCTGCACCAGGCCGACGGCCTGCCGTACGGCGGCACCTGGCGGGGGCACGAGGGCCTGGAGCGGTTCTTCCTCGCGATGGCCGACACCTGGGACCGGTTCGACATCGTGCGGCAGGAGTTCCTCGCGGACGGCGGCACCGGAACGCGCCGGACGGTCTGCGTGCACAGCGACATCCACGCCCGCGCCCGGGCCACCGGCCGCGCACTCGCCTTCCCCATCCTCCAGGCCATCACCGTGGAGGAGGGCAGGATCCGCGAGGTGCGGCCGTTCTACTGGGACACGGCGGCGATCGCGGCGGCCTGCCGCTGA
- a CDS encoding hemerythrin domain-containing protein, producing MSTPTPTPTPTGTPRPREVRTLADKLLEVHDWLREQLGHLRAEAAAHLAARAAHQGPAAPPAPGLGLQIRQRCLEFCDALTFHHTAEDEHVFPGVVEHHPHLREPLARLGAEHREMARVKERLLALLDDVTTADPEAFLTEFDTLARLLTAHLEYEESWVVPVLADVPFPPGPPS from the coding sequence ATGTCCACGCCCACGCCCACTCCCACACCCACCGGCACCCCGCGCCCCCGCGAGGTCCGCACCCTCGCCGACAAGCTCCTGGAGGTCCACGACTGGCTGCGCGAGCAGCTCGGCCACCTCCGGGCCGAGGCCGCGGCGCACCTCGCCGCCCGTGCCGCCCACCAGGGTCCCGCCGCACCGCCCGCGCCCGGCCTCGGCCTGCAGATCCGCCAGCGCTGCCTGGAGTTCTGCGACGCGCTCACCTTCCACCACACCGCCGAGGACGAGCACGTCTTCCCCGGCGTCGTGGAACACCACCCCCACCTGCGCGAACCCCTCGCCCGGCTCGGCGCGGAGCACCGCGAGATGGCCCGCGTGAAGGAACGCCTCCTCGCGCTGCTCGACGACGTCACGACCGCCGACCCCGAGGCGTTCCTCACGGAGTTCGACACCCTGGCGCGGCTCCTCACCGCCCACCTGGAATACGAGGAGAGCTGGGTCGTGCCGGTCCTCGCGGACGTGCCGTTCCCGCCCGGTCCGCCCTCCTGA